In the Orcinus orca chromosome 19, mOrcOrc1.1, whole genome shotgun sequence genome, ACTCCCGGAGGtgttcctgcctctctccccagcctttTCCCAGCAGGCAGGGACCTGGGATGTCACCCCAGAGTTACCTGGCGTCCTGGCCCCAGACCAGGGGGGCTGTATCAGTTCTGGCTGCCACCGGCCCTCGTAGGAGGAGCCCCATCCTACACTGGGGGCCTGGCCACGCCAGCTGGGGCTGTAGGGGAAACCCTGGTTGCGGGGGAAGAGTGGTTAGGAGGCACCCGTGGCTCCAGAGGTGTGTCTGGGGTTCCAGGGTTGGAGGACAAGGGGTGGGGGGTAATGTTAGGAAAGGTGAGGATGGCTGTTCCTCTGGAGTGGTCGAATGCAATGTGAATCCAAGGGCAGGGACGGTGATATTTTTATTCCTCGTCACTCACAAGTGCACTGAACgttcagagagagaagagagaaagaggctgGACAGAGAGCAATTCAGAGAGAGGGACACATGGGCAGAGACACTGAGGGTGGTGGGAAGCGGGGAGAGGAGAGGCAGAAAGTCCCCAACACCAAGAAAATGAGAGAGACAAGAAGACTGAGGTCATGCTACAAAGAAACGTAAGGGGACACACAGAGGACAGCAAACACAGAAATGTTAAACAGGTAGGGGAAAAGCATAAATTGGAAGCCCAGAAGAGAAACAAGATGCAAGAAAATCCCAAACATAAGACCTGCCCTAAAATTCCCCCACAGGGTCAGCCAGGGAGAAGTAGAAACCAGCTCCCACCTAGGGTCCATAACCTCCACACAGAGGGAGAGACTGCTGATGGGCAAAATCCAATGGCTGGAGGTACAGCCCAGAACTGGGATCCACAGGGCCTGCCTATAAGCCCCAAATCCCTTGACCAGCCCCCAGCACTTCCTCCTTAGGATCCAGGACAATGGGCAGGAGAGGGTGGGGTCATCCTGTAACCATCCTACCAACCACCAGGGTCCTCTGTTGGAGGATCCAGAATACCTGTGTTTATGGGAAGGGAGGCTAGCAGTAGGGTCCCCctgaagaaggagagaagggagaggaagcaggCAGGTCCCAGCTCCAGCCTGGGGCTAGTGCTATGGCATCCACTGCCCTGGGGAAAGTGCCAGTCTGGAGCCCAGGAATGTGGGTGACCCGGTGCCCACACCCTGGGAGGAGAGGCTGAGCAGCCCACACCCACGGACAACAGGGTGGGAGGGTTGTGAAGAGAGATCAGAGGTGTTGAGCCTCCTTCTGTGGCCCCAAAGGGCCTCAAACCCCTGTCCTGCTGGGCCTCACCACACCAGCATTTCTGGCCAGGGCATGGGAGGGGTGAGAGGGCTGGTCTGTCCCAGGACAGGAAGGGAGTAGCTGAAACCACAGAGGCTGTCTCAGGAAGAACAGCCCTGACCCCCAGACCCTGATCAGGGGAGGGAAAGGACACTGATGGAGACACGCAATTGTAACGCCGTTATGGCTAACGGGGCAGGGAATGAGATGGCACTGCTGGTGGATGGCGGGGTAATGGGCCAGGAGAGAGGTACAGGGGTCGGCTGGTGCAGCGTAATGGGTCAGTGGGGTACAGACAGTAGCCGCGGCTGGGGTGAGGCCGAGCGACCCGAAAGGGGGCCTAGGGCCACCTGCACCTTGCTCACCCAGAAGTTTTCACACAGGCCCCCGTCCCGGCCTTTCTGGGCGGCCATGCGGACAGTGTCCTCCGGTCCAGCCAACCGACGGCCGCCCCGGGCCTGGCACCTCTCTGCGCCTCCGCGGGACAAATAGCACATGATCCCGGCTCCCGCGGCCAGCCGGCCCCCGCCGGGTGGTGCAAACCGGGACCCCggctccccgccccccagcccggcACATTCCTCCGCGGGcgtcccctccctcaccccccctCTCCCACAGCTCTCACCTCGTCGCGGCGGGGctcccggagcggctgggcagaGTGCAAAGGGACAAACTTCCCGTGAAGCGTGAGGCGGGAGCGGGGGCAATCCGGGGCCGCTTCGGGGCTGCCCCCGCCCCTCGCCGGGTCcccgggcggcgggcggcggacTCGCGCCCCGGGGGCGGCAGCAGTAGCGGCGCCAGCGGCCGGCGCCCGCCCGGGCAGCACGAGCTGGGGCGGGAGCGAGGGGCGGGGGACCGGCGGGCGCGCGCGCGCGGTTGGGCGGGCGGGCGCGCGCCGTCCCGAGAAGGGCTAGGCAGCGACCCGGACAGCTGTTAAAGGGGCAATGTCCCCAGAACTGCGGGGCCCACCGGGCGGAGACGGGGTAACCGAGCTGCGGACACGGGAGGGCGAGCAGGACGCAGGCACTCGGGAGGGTGACCAGCACCCAGAAAGCCGGGAAGAGTTGAGGCCGACCCCGGTAGGAGACCCAGGACCCGGACCCGCGCACGTCGCCGCCGTCGGAGGCGCGCTTAGGGGGCGGACCCGCGCGCAGGGCCCCGCCCAGGAGGTGGCTCGGCGCAGGCCCCGCCCCAGGCGCGCGATGCCGGCCGGCTCCGCCCTCGGCTCCCGACGCTGCCTCGCTCCTCCTCAGGGCCCGGCGTATATAGTTCTAGAACTGGCCGCGCAGCTGCCTCAGGTACCGTGGCCAAATGTAGTCGGCGGCGGTACGGCCACCCGGGCGCTGGGTCCCTGCCTGGCTCTCACGTTCGACAGACCCCGCAGGCCCGGGTCGTCCCCTCAGACTTGGGTACCTTCTCAGGCCCAGGCCACCCCTGCCTACCCAGCCTGGCCCCCATGGTCCTCAGGCAGTCCTTCAGGCGCGGGCGCACCACCTGGGGGCCACATCGACTCCTCAGGCCCCCAATTGTGCCTTCGGGCTTAGCTGTTCCCCACGCCCCAGTCTATCTACCAAGGGTCCCCTGAGCCCGCCAAGGcctggccttccctccaggcAGGGACCCACCCCCAAGACCCCCAGGCTCTGGCCGACTCCTCAGACCAGCCGGACCCCTCAGGTCCTCAGCTGCCTCGTCAGGCTCCGGTTGCCCTCACAGCCTTGGCTGCCCCCGGGCCAACTGTCCAGTCCTCTGTCTAGCTTCCTTAGGCCCATTCTCCTCATAGATCTGGGTCACCCACCTAGACCCAATGAGGGCTGAATGCCCCTCAGCTTCCACCTGCCCTCTAGTCCAGCTTCCCCTGCTCTGGCCCAAGACATCCAATGTAGACCCCATCTGCCCTTTCAGCCAGATTTTAACTACGGCATTTGCCACCTCAGCTCTAAATACTCCTCTCTCCATTCTTCACTTCGCCTAACTCCTTTCTCAGCCCATCCTTAGTTgcctttggataaatacttatTCACCTGCAACAGTTTCCAATTTTCTGACATTTATGCTGCCTACAGTCACTCTTCTAACTCATCTAACATTCTTATCTGCCTTTTCTGCCAACCCCCCACTGGCTGTCAGGTCACCTTTGGCTGTCCCGAATTCTGGCTCTGTATAACTGACCTCTCTGCTCACCTTCTTCACCTGTAGACATTCCCAACTGTCTCCTCCTTCCTTGTCACCAACTGACCactcttaccttttttttttttttttttttttgcggtacgcgggcctctcactgtcgtggcctctcccattgcggagcacaggctctggatgcgcaggcccagcggccatggcccacgggcccagccgctccgcggtacgtgagatcttctcggaccggggcacgaacccgcgtcccctgcatcggcaggcggactcccaaccactgcgccaccagggaagccccacacttacCTTTTATTAACCCCTCATACCTGGCTTATTTACCAACCCTGAATTCTCTGACCCCAGCCACCAGTTCTGTACCAACTATCCCCAAATGCCTCTGCCCTATCTAGTCCACCCGTCACCCTTTTTCGTTTCATTATCCCATGCTGCCAGTTAATTCACTCCACTGCCATTTGTAAATTTCACTTACTCTGTATGTTTGGCTTcgcaacatttatttttctcttttctcttttaccaCATCCACATTTCCTGtgtctgccatcttgaaattgTATGTTCAGCTAATAGAAATGTTCGGTACTTGAAATACCTTTTcagctctctttcttcttttctggccCCATACATCTTCTTTCCAATCTCTAGACCTGCTACAGGTTCATTCCTACAGCCATTACATGAGTGAATGATTCATTTTCCATTATCCCCCCAGCACCAATGAGGAGACTCAGTCCAGCCACCCAGCCCAGTCCAGTCATGCAAGCGCAGGAGGATGGAGAAAACCTTATCCCGTTTGTCAAGTGAGTCCTCTCCAcccagtggggaggagggaagattgCATGCCTGGGTTCTTCCCTAAGAGGAGTAGGAAATAAGGAACAAGAAGCTCAGTGCCTGGTCTCAGGGGATTggtgatttattaatttattcggCAAATTGCTTTTGAACACTACAATGTTCTAGGCACTGTATATTAGGCATTGAGAATTCAGCAATTAGAACATAGGGGTCCTGCTCATAGAGCTTACCTTCTAGGGGGAGGAGATAGAAAGtgcatacaaataaatataatttcaaatagtAATAAGTACacgaggaaaataaaatagacgTACAACATAATGTAAAACAGACTGTCTTGGAGACACAAGTTTATATAGGGTGAttgtggaagaggaggaggaagtgagTTTGAATTGAGatctgaaaaatgagaaggaGCCAGTCTGATAAGAACCAGGAAGCAAAAGTAGGAAtagtaggtttaaaaaaaaaagcccaagaaaGAAATTAGCTTGCTGTCTTCTATGACCAGGAAGCAGGTTAGCGTAACTGAAACTTAGTGATTAAGGGAAAAGTGGAGTAAAGTCAGACAGGCAGAGGCCAGATCATATAGGATCTATAGGATCTTATAGGCCACTGAaaagagtttgaattttattctaaggaCAGTAGAAAGGTTCTAAGTAAGGAAATGACATAAGcagaccttttattttcttcaacttttttattatggaaaatttcaaacaactgcagaagtagagaaaatagtAATCATGAACCTGGAGTATCCTTTTTAGTCAGGTGCAGTAATTATCATTACATAGATAATCTTTTTATTGATACACCCATTCAGCCTCTTGCTACTCAGACTATATTGAAGCAAATCTTAAACCATATATCATTTCacataagcatttttaaaagattattcttgggactttcctggtgctgcagtgggtaagactccatgctcccaatgcagggggcccggtttcgatccctggtgggggaactagatgctgcatgcatgccgcaactaaagatcccacatgctgcaactaagatcttgTGCagccaatataaataaatttaaaagaaaagattattcTGTGCAGAATAGATTATTGAGGGATTCAGATGGAAGCAGGGAATGGAGGAGGAGGCTATCTCTGTAGTCCAGAGAGGGGAAGATAAGCTGGAATATGatggtgggaatggaaatagtGAGGAGTAGTCAAATTTGAGTGTATTTTATGGGGGAACTCctgggcagtccagtggttaggactccgtgctttcactgccaagggcctgggtttgatccctggttggggaactgagatcccacaagctgtgtggagcagccaaaagaaaaaatgatttttttcttttttttttagtgtattttagATGTAGAACTCACAGAACTTGCTGATAGATTGGTTATCAGAGGTGAGGGAAGTAAGGCATACCAGATTTTTGGCTCTAGCAACTGGGCATTTGGGGTGCTTTTCAGCGAGATGGGGAAGGCTAGGGAGGAGATGTTGAGTGGACAGTTGAACCTGCAAGTCTGGAGTCTAGGGGAGGAGCCAGAGCAAGAAATGCAGATTTGGGAGTCGTCAGCACATTGGTGGTTTAAAATCATGGCctgaaacaacaaggtcctactgtgtagcacagagaactatattcaatatcctgtgataaaccataatggaaaagaatatttaaaaaagagaatgtgtataactgagtcactttgctgtgcagcagagattggcacagcattgtaaatcaattatacttcaattaaaaaagatgaaaatagggcttccctggtggcgcagtggttgagagtccgcctgccgatgcaggggacgcgggttcatgcccctgtccgggaagatcccacatgccgcggcgcggctgggcccgtgagccatggctgctgagcctgcgcgtccagagcctgtgctccgcaacgggagaggccacaacagagagaggcccgcgtaccgaaaaaaaaaaaaagataataaataaagtCATGGCCTGGGTGAGATCACCTAAGGAGGAATGGAGATAAAGAAGATAAAGTGCCGAGGACGAAGCCCTAGGACACTCTTCTAGAGAGCAGGAGAGCAGACATCAGTCAGTCTGGGGGCTTTAGGAGTGATGAGAACTGTTCTCAAACAGCTTTGCACACCCCTCCCTACCTAAAGGATATTAGTATTTCTGAGATGGGGAGATAAAGCAGGGGTGAACAGAGGCCCTGCTCTCCTGGATACTTGCATTGACTAAAAGGAAACTGTCGCATCACTTGAGTAGTCGGGGCCTTCGTCTTTGACAGCCCTGCTTGCTCAATATGATGTTCCCTGGTTGTGAGGTGTACTTATTTGAGATTCAGTGAGATCTGAAgctcaaacagttgctaatctcCATGCTCACTCCAGCTCCAATCTCCTTTCAAATCAAAGGCCTCACCACCTTCCTCAGCTAAAATGGATAAGGGAGGACAAGGCCTGAGGGAGCCTGGGCAGCTGTATGGTCCCGTAGTAAGATAAGACTCCTAAATTCCTGGAGTGAGTAGATGCTGTAAGGGAAGAGCCAGACCTGAGCCTACCTTGTCCTCACCTCAGGTGTTCCAGGGTGGTCAGCCGATCTCCACCACCCAGCTTGCCTTCCCGGAGCCTCAGACTGACGCCCCAGCGCTATGGAGACACCTTCTGGGAGAACCTTAGTCAAAGGCCCAGGTGggtagaaatggagaaaatgggGATTAACTGGAGGTAGGGAGGGGAAGCTCTACAATTTTAAACTACCATAAAGCCTTATGGTAGCAATAAGCTTTAGTCTGGGGATAATTGCCccaccagctgatggacattttagcTCCTAATGCCAAATAGGTGGTTGGGAGAGGTTGTTAGAGAAACAGTATGGATGGGGGTGTTCTCTCTGTACTTAGCCCCCTTTTTGTGCTTCACAGCCCCACCTGGATGGAGGAACAGTACATCCCACCCCTGCTGGTATGACAAACTTTCTGCCCTTTGACACCTCTCGGTTAAAGTTGCACCCACTGCTATCCTAGCCCCAGCTCTCCTTATTACCCCTTCCCTCTGGTGTCCCCCAGCCAGTGCACTGACCAGGCCCTCCTTCCTATGAATCAGTCATCAGGTTTTCCAGATCACAGCTATGTTTTTGTGATCTGGGCTTCCCAAGACCCCTGACTCCCTATTTCAGTCCCAGCTCCCCTGAGAGACTCAGTTCTGCCTTCTAGCTCCTTTTCCCCATTCTCTGGCACAGAGAGCCACTGGTTGCTCCCTGCCTGGCCTGTACCCCCCTGAGGGGCTCCCACCCCCTGAGGTGCTctgcagaagaaagagaaggaggccaTATTTGGCGGGAATGCAGCAAGGATCTGGGGGCATCCCAGCCCGGGTAAGGGCTGTCACTTATCACCTGGAGGATCTAAGGAGGCGACACAGAATCATCAATGAGTAAGGAGAGACATTTGGGCTCTGGGAGCCAAACAGGGTATGGGGACAGGACGGTTTGAACTAAAGAAGAGGTGGAGAGCTTTGAAGGAATTGGAGGTTGTTTGGGAATGTGCCACGGTCTTGGTGAGATCGAAGCAAAATTTCTATAAtatgggaaggaggagggaactAAGGGATGGGGGATGAGCCACATGAGCCGAAAGGAGTGGAAACCAGGTCACTGAAGACAGGAAAGCACTCCATACAACTGGACGATAGTGCAGAGCTAGAGGTCACCTCTTGAGCCCCTGAACTGAAAATACTTCAGTCTGAGGGGAGCAGAAAGTTGGGAGTGGAGAGTTGGAAGTCAGATGACAACACTCCTGGGTCCCAGCAGGAAGTATTTCAGGGCAGGAAGGTGAAGAATGGAGAGACAGGAAGCCTGGCCTCCAGGCACCTCTTTCCTAAGTCTGAAGTCTCCACAGACTGAAGAAGGCCCAGTGGGGCAGCTCTAGGGCTCCGTCTGAGCCCCTGGTGCTTGACGACGACGGCTGTGGACTCCCCAACTCCACCGAACACCCTGGTCTGGAAGAGGAGAGGGC is a window encoding:
- the INCA1 gene encoding protein INCA1 → MRRLSPATQPSPVMQAQEDGENLIPFVKCSRVVSRSPPPSLPSRSLRLTPQRYGDTFWENLSQRPSPTWMEEQYIPPLLRATGCSLPGLYPPEGLPPPEVLCRRKRRRPYLAGMQQGSGGIPARVRAVTYHLEDLRRRHRIINELKKAQWGSSRAPSEPLVLDDDGCGLPNSTEHPGLEEERANSLREEEHFLAPGRAQLLWSPWSPLGQEGSCLSGRPSSLGSFSTATASRDPLYNPWGVEWQSEE